One Firmicutes bacterium CAG:345 DNA window includes the following coding sequences:
- a CDS encoding cell surface protein (product inferred by homology to UniProt): MNKIKKILTVVLVFITCLISLASVVKNTYASNIENNVSSSYSYSNAVVEDNGVSYTLYYTNENKKEAAISYNSGGENTVINVPEAFTSVNATGGTLTTIITAIYESGFANCTATKINLPNTIKQIGKQAFLSCTNLVTFAIPYQVKVIDVATFMNCTALTDISYMNENGDSTKINNTITAINENAFTGCRRLSSFTMPNTLTYIGRSAFKGCVYLTRVILPSASSELEVDDYAFANCNLMIMAYVPNNIKRFGEYVFNGNVRLTIYLSRSTNPSTKDGYTSSWNKTYVSTGSNSYIPYKLNYGRVDLTPTNNFIYSIATKPIMDNFEVYTLDANKDNSEYAVLVSYLGSMDSSEDEVNDGVLTIPEYVVDFEGNKYPVKVIEEGCFSATATNKTGTDLKKVSLPEQLVKIGRKAFFETVNLADIDFSRCTQLKEISTDAFKTNTKGNFALTSLNFPASLEIIDGWAFENLKAVKSITFNADSNGVYHLKAIGNSAFNNVGYNCKGTFNLVLPPSLDDEFYNRNIYNRTADQNAYGFYCGKAIERSAFSNCKAIKSITLNESQSDVTSISIGCSAFYKCDSIVTVNLNSNKFYRIYANAFYDDWSIKQIYINTTYLEQKGEENAWGKNIYNSGSSSVFGNNSYATVYLSGYYPKSSTNNEPPYYTWDSEIAGANYSENSFTTTSLRRATLPVYTNVGKTVNGKTGMERVKTYSNQYDYLEYSDHIVITNAIEKLQRAVINIPATINDLPVTEIGPSAFGGYRYVNYILYDENTKLKKIGDYAFFCRWDDYNDSSFNRSIYCFMPATSTTYKTDRACIIPGTITSIGEYAFMNNYFNSVSIPSTTTYIGTNAFNSNAKRNLNNGIMSTLSSISVNGNSAYFASDGDNLYSKNYDFLFYHAKGAANKDVVLNANTKTIGFEAFNGSDITSVTINSSLQTINSYAFNRNPKLTSVKGDLSGLKYINYAYAENTTSTGLGQKPYNGNFDTALYSYGAFENCSALTSINLKSATSLVGIGNRAFVGCSNLNDYTGGNQIEVYTYDGTTLVLKETISNGVLDLRCDNGGSKSTGNLVSIGVSAFAQNAKIRNIILPNSIKTIGDEAFLTNNLGTIYCEWKTGSNTAGTGSIGSKAFNYNSNSVHTLVYFVNSRTDVDSTNNNINYWTYYINDDKTVDRNKIVTFGTNGDVAKAYIAKLS; encoded by the coding sequence ATGAACAAAATAAAAAAAATATTAACAGTTGTTTTAGTTTTTATAACTTGTTTAATTTCTTTAGCTTCTGTTGTTAAAAATACATACGCTTCTAATATAGAGAATAATGTTAGTTCTTCGTATAGCTATAGTAATGCTGTAGTTGAAGATAATGGTGTAAGTTATACTTTATATTATACCAATGAAAATAAGAAAGAAGCTGCTATTTCCTATAATAGTGGTGGTGAGAATACTGTCATTAATGTTCCAGAAGCTTTTACTAGTGTAAACGCTACTGGTGGTACTTTAACAACTATAATTACAGCTATATACGAATCTGGTTTTGCTAATTGTACAGCAACTAAAATTAATTTACCTAACACTATTAAGCAAATTGGCAAACAAGCTTTCTTATCTTGTACGAATTTAGTTACTTTTGCAATTCCATATCAAGTCAAAGTTATTGATGTTGCAACTTTTATGAATTGTACAGCTTTAACTGACATTTCTTATATGAATGAAAATGGTGATTCTACTAAGATAAACAATACTATAACAGCTATTAATGAAAATGCTTTTACAGGTTGCCGTAGACTTTCATCATTTACTATGCCTAATACCTTAACTTATATAGGTAGAAGTGCTTTTAAAGGATGTGTTTATTTAACACGTGTTATTTTACCAAGTGCTTCTAGCGAATTAGAAGTTGATGACTATGCTTTTGCTAATTGCAACTTGATGATTATGGCTTATGTTCCAAATAATATTAAGAGATTTGGGGAATATGTTTTTAACGGAAATGTTAGATTAACAATTTATTTGTCACGCTCTACTAATCCTTCAACTAAAGATGGATATACTAGTTCGTGGAACAAAACTTATGTGTCTACAGGTAGCAATAGTTACATACCTTATAAATTAAACTATGGTCGTGTTGATTTAACTCCAACCAATAACTTTATTTATAGTATTGCAACAAAACCTATCATGGATAACTTTGAAGTTTATACTCTAGATGCTAATAAAGATAATAGTGAATATGCTGTTTTAGTTTCTTATTTAGGATCTATGGATTCAAGTGAAGATGAAGTTAATGATGGAGTATTAACTATTCCTGAATATGTTGTTGATTTTGAAGGTAATAAATATCCTGTTAAAGTTATTGAGGAAGGTTGTTTTAGTGCGACAGCAACTAATAAAACTGGTACTGATTTAAAGAAAGTATCTTTACCAGAACAATTAGTTAAAATTGGTCGTAAAGCTTTCTTTGAAACTGTTAATTTAGCTGATATCGATTTTTCACGTTGCACTCAACTTAAAGAGATTTCAACTGATGCTTTTAAAACAAATACAAAGGGTAATTTTGCTCTCACTTCTTTAAATTTCCCAGCGTCATTAGAAATTATAGATGGTTGGGCTTTTGAAAATTTAAAAGCAGTTAAGAGTATTACATTTAATGCTGATAGCAATGGTGTATATCATCTAAAAGCAATAGGTAATAGTGCATTTAATAATGTTGGATATAATTGCAAAGGAACATTTAATTTAGTATTGCCGCCATCATTAGATGATGAATTTTATAATAGAAATATTTATAATAGAACAGCAGATCAAAATGCATATGGATTCTATTGTGGTAAAGCTATAGAAAGAAGTGCTTTTTCTAATTGCAAAGCTATAAAATCAATTACTTTAAATGAATCTCAAAGTGATGTAACATCTATATCTATTGGTTGTTCTGCTTTTTATAAATGTGATAGCATAGTAACGGTTAATTTAAATTCTAATAAGTTTTATAGAATATATGCAAATGCATTTTATGATGATTGGAGTATAAAACAAATTTATATAAATACTACGTATCTCGAGCAAAAAGGTGAGGAAAATGCTTGGGGTAAAAATATTTATAACTCTGGGTCATCATCAGTTTTTGGTAACAACTCATATGCAACAGTATATCTTTCTGGATACTATCCAAAGTCTAGTACTAATAATGAGCCTCCGTATTATACGTGGGATTCAGAAATTGCTGGTGCAAACTATTCCGAAAACTCATTTACAACAACGTCGTTAAGAAGAGCTACATTGCCTGTTTATACTAATGTAGGAAAAACTGTTAATGGTAAGACTGGTATGGAAAGAGTCAAAACATATTCTAATCAATATGATTATTTAGAATATTCAGATCATATAGTAATAACAAATGCAATAGAAAAACTACAAAGAGCTGTAATTAACATTCCTGCAACAATTAATGATTTGCCAGTAACTGAAATTGGCCCAAGTGCTTTTGGTGGTTATCGTTATGTAAATTACATATTATATGATGAAAATACAAAGTTAAAAAAAATAGGCGATTATGCTTTCTTCTGCAGATGGGATGATTATAATGATTCATCATTTAATAGATCTATTTATTGCTTTATGCCTGCAACATCTACAACATATAAAACTGATCGTGCGTGTATTATTCCAGGAACAATAACTTCTATAGGTGAATATGCATTTATGAACAATTACTTTAATTCAGTTTCAATTCCATCAACAACTACATATATAGGGACTAATGCTTTTAACTCTAATGCAAAGCGTAATCTTAATAATGGTATAATGTCAACTTTATCATCTATTTCAGTTAATGGAAACAGTGCTTATTTTGCATCAGATGGTGATAATTTATATTCAAAAAATTATGATTTTTTATTCTATCATGCCAAAGGTGCAGCAAATAAAGATGTAGTTTTAAATGCAAATACAAAAACAATAGGTTTTGAAGCTTTTAATGGTTCTGATATAACATCGGTTACTATTAATAGTTCGTTACAAACTATTAATAGTTATGCCTTTAATAGAAACCCAAAACTGACAAGTGTTAAAGGTGACTTAAGTGGCTTGAAGTATATAAATTACGCATATGCTGAAAATACAACTTCTACTGGTTTGGGTCAAAAACCATATAATGGTAATTTCGATACAGCTTTATATTCATATGGTGCATTTGAAAATTGTTCTGCATTAACCAGTATTAATTTAAAAAGTGCAACTTCATTAGTTGGTATTGGAAATAGAGCCTTTGTTGGATGTAGTAATTTGAATGATTATACGGGTGGTAACCAAATAGAAGTTTATACATATGACGGAACAACATTAGTTTTAAAAGAAACAATAAGTAATGGTGTTTTAGATTTACGATGTGATAATGGTGGTTCTAAATCAACTGGAAATTTAGTTTCTATTGGAGTAAGTGCATTTGCACAAAATGCAAAAAT